In Zonotrichia albicollis isolate bZonAlb1 chromosome 3, bZonAlb1.hap1, whole genome shotgun sequence, a single window of DNA contains:
- the LOC141728667 gene encoding gallinacin-13-like, with translation MRVLQLLLAVLVILLLQGAPARGLSDTQQCRNSRGHCRRLCFHMERWEGSCSSGRLRCCR, from the exons ATGAGGgttctccagctgctcctggcagtcCTTGtcattctcctcctccaggGCGCTCCGG CCAGAGGCCTTTCAGACACGCAGCAGTGCAGGAACAGCCGTGGCCACTGCCGGAGGCTGTGCTTCCACATGGAGCGCTGGGaagggagctgcagcagtggccgCCTGCGCTGCTGCCGGTGA
- the LOC102069662 gene encoding gallinacin-11-like, which yields MELFSCLMALLLFLLQAVPGLGLPRDTSRCLEYHGYCFHLKSCPEPFAAFGTCYRRRRTCCVDTTSNFHICQDEGGHCVPPEIRCLQEQEGLCPRRGWKCCTEA from the exons ATGGAGCTCTTCTCCTGCCTCATGGctctcctgcttttcctcctccaggctgttccag GTCTCGGCTtgcccagggacacctcccgtTGTCTGGAATACCACGGCTACTGCTTCCACCTGAAATCCTGCCCGGAGCCCTTCGCTGCCTTTGGGACCTGCTACCGGCGCCGCAGGACCTGCTGTGTTG ACACCACGTCCAACTTCCATATCTGCCAGGATGAGGGGGGCCATTGTGTGCCCCCAGAAATCAGAtgtctgcaggagcaggaggggctcTGCCCTCGCAGGGGATGGAAGTGCTGCACAGAAGCGTGA
- the LOC113460316 gene encoding gallinacin-10-like, with amino-acid sequence MKILYLLFAVFLLLFQATSGSADPLFADTTACRSAQGSFCRAGACPPTFAATGTCHGGLMNCCSK; translated from the exons ATGAAGATCCTCTACCTGCTCTTCGCtgtcttcctccttctcttccagGCCACTTCAG GTTCTGCAGACCCTCTTTTTGCTGACACCACCGCGTGCCGGAGCGCACAGGGAAGCTTCTGCCGCGCCGGGGCGTGCCCACCCACCTTCGCTGCCACGGGGACCTGCCACGGGGGGCTGATGAACTGCTGCTCCAAGTAG
- the LOC113460315 gene encoding gallinacin-12-like, with product MPSSMPAAHRGFCEMSLPALGFSSRAKGMGILVLVFIFISLTQHGDAHGPDSCNQGGGLCRVGSCASGEYLAQFCFEPVILCCKNLSAATAES from the exons ATGCCATCCAgcatgccagcagcacacagaggcTTCTGTGAAATGtcactcccagccctgggatttTCCAGCAGAGCCAAAGGAATGGGGATCCTTGTGCTTGTTTTCATATTCATCTCCCTGACCCAGCACG GAGATGCCCATGGACCAGACAGCTGTAACCAGGGAGGGGGCCTGTGCCGAGTGGGAAGCTGTGCTTCTGGGGAATACCTGGCTCAGTTCTGCTTTGAACCCGTCATTCTCTGCTGCAAAAATCTGTCAGCTGCCACCGCAGAGAGCTGA